From Aurantiacibacter atlanticus, a single genomic window includes:
- a CDS encoding efflux RND transporter permease subunit, with translation MSSDEGSHRHGPIGVILDVAVRFRWAIIVLTVFAAIYGAFNLVRLPIDAVPDITNTQVQINTSAAALSPSQVETQVTFPIETGLAGIEGLEMTRSISRNGFSQVTAIFEEGTDLYFARQQVNERLAPIGASLPEGAEPTMGPISTGLGEVLMYTIEYEHPGGKGATTGGRTGWQSDGSFITERGDRLESEVAKAAYLRTVQDWVVAPLMRSIDGVAGVDSIGGFEKQFLVQPDPARLTGYGLSFDSLIDALEAANLAAGANFVDRADEALLVRVDARLGSIADIEEAVIATREGVPIRIGDVADVEIGGDLRTGAASLNGEEAVVGTVLMRAGENSRTVAAGAAERLEEVRASLPDGVVAEIVYNRSSLVDATISTVEKNLLEGALLVIAVLFLLLGNIRAAIITALVIPVSMLMAAVGMNRLGVSGNLMSLGALDFGLIVDGAVIIVENSVARLAARQHREGRLLTLGERLTETRLAAQEMIKPTVYGQAIIFLVFAPLLTFTGVEGKTFSPMAITMMLALASAFVLSLTFVPAMIAVLLNKKLTEKEVKPIRWAKERYGPAVRKVIARPWPMIGAGVGLFTVAVFVFGFLGSEFTPQLDERDIAVQSLRIPSTSLERSLAMQRRVEDRLEEFPQVDLVFSRTGTAEVASDPMPPNASDAYVILKPRDEWPDPDLPKDELVGEMESALGGLIGNLYEFSQPIELRFNELIAGVRGDVAVKLYGDDLTALTEAAGEVAGVLGGVEGAADVKVQQVTGFPTLDIAFDRPTIARYGLTVEEVAQSVAIALGGRPAGLVFEGDRRFDVVVRLEDATRDDFDQLGALPIVLENGVTVPLRTLADFQVVDGLAEVRREQGRRLVIVSANVRERDLGSFVEEAQERVSTGVDMPPASFIEWGGQYQNLQEAQARLTIVVPIAFALVLLLLFMALGGWVPALAVFSAIPMALAGGVFALALRGLPFSVSAAVGFIALSGVAVLNGLVMMTAIRQRLDSGMSLDEAIADGALARLRPVLMTALVASLGFVPMAIATGTGAEVQRPLATVVIGGLITATALTLFVLPAIARLVLDDGKEKRSWRQRWWDRLRRNVTPEERKELRDVT, from the coding sequence ATGTCTTCGGACGAAGGTAGCCACCGTCACGGCCCGATCGGAGTCATCCTCGATGTCGCCGTTCGTTTCCGCTGGGCGATCATCGTCCTGACCGTGTTCGCAGCGATCTACGGAGCGTTCAATCTGGTGCGCCTGCCGATCGACGCGGTTCCCGACATCACCAACACGCAGGTCCAGATCAACACCAGCGCTGCCGCGCTCTCACCTTCGCAGGTCGAGACGCAGGTGACCTTCCCCATCGAAACCGGACTTGCCGGGATCGAAGGCCTGGAGATGACACGATCGATTTCGCGCAACGGCTTCAGCCAGGTCACCGCGATTTTCGAGGAGGGCACCGACCTCTACTTCGCCCGGCAGCAGGTGAACGAACGGCTCGCGCCGATTGGCGCTTCATTGCCCGAAGGAGCGGAGCCTACCATGGGGCCGATCTCCACCGGCCTTGGCGAAGTGCTGATGTATACGATCGAGTATGAGCATCCCGGTGGCAAGGGTGCGACCACTGGTGGCCGCACAGGCTGGCAGTCCGATGGCAGCTTCATCACCGAACGCGGCGACCGCCTCGAGAGTGAGGTGGCTAAGGCGGCCTATCTGCGCACTGTGCAGGATTGGGTGGTCGCGCCGTTGATGCGCTCGATCGACGGCGTGGCCGGCGTGGATTCGATTGGCGGGTTCGAAAAGCAATTCCTTGTTCAGCCCGATCCGGCACGTCTCACCGGCTATGGCCTGTCATTCGACTCACTCATCGATGCTCTAGAAGCCGCCAATCTGGCGGCAGGCGCCAATTTCGTCGATCGTGCCGACGAAGCCCTGCTTGTCCGCGTGGACGCGAGGCTGGGCAGCATTGCCGACATCGAAGAAGCCGTCATTGCGACCCGCGAGGGCGTGCCCATCCGCATCGGCGATGTGGCCGATGTGGAGATCGGCGGCGACCTGCGAACCGGTGCTGCTTCACTGAACGGTGAAGAGGCGGTGGTGGGAACCGTGTTGATGCGCGCGGGCGAGAACAGCCGGACCGTTGCGGCTGGTGCTGCCGAGAGACTTGAAGAGGTCCGCGCATCGCTTCCGGACGGAGTTGTCGCTGAGATTGTCTACAATCGTTCCTCACTAGTCGATGCGACGATCTCCACCGTCGAAAAGAACCTGCTCGAAGGCGCATTGCTCGTGATCGCCGTCCTGTTCCTCTTGCTCGGCAATATCCGCGCCGCCATAATCACCGCACTGGTCATTCCCGTTTCGATGCTGATGGCAGCGGTGGGGATGAACCGGCTTGGTGTCTCAGGTAATCTGATGAGCCTGGGCGCGCTCGACTTCGGGCTGATCGTCGATGGTGCGGTCATCATTGTCGAGAACAGCGTCGCCCGGCTTGCGGCCCGGCAACATCGCGAAGGACGCTTGCTTACCTTGGGTGAGCGGCTGACCGAAACGCGTCTCGCAGCGCAGGAAATGATCAAACCGACCGTCTACGGTCAGGCGATTATCTTCCTCGTCTTCGCGCCGCTGCTGACCTTTACCGGGGTCGAGGGCAAGACGTTCTCGCCCATGGCGATCACGATGATGCTCGCGCTGGCTTCGGCCTTCGTTCTTTCATTGACCTTCGTGCCAGCGATGATTGCGGTCCTGCTCAACAAGAAGCTGACCGAAAAGGAGGTGAAGCCCATTCGCTGGGCCAAAGAGCGCTACGGTCCCGCCGTGCGCAAGGTCATTGCGCGGCCCTGGCCGATGATTGGTGCCGGGGTTGGTCTCTTCACAGTAGCGGTTTTTGTGTTCGGCTTTCTGGGCAGCGAGTTCACCCCGCAGCTCGATGAACGCGACATCGCGGTGCAATCCTTGCGCATCCCCTCGACATCGCTCGAACGCTCGCTGGCGATGCAGCGGCGGGTCGAAGACCGGCTCGAAGAGTTTCCCCAAGTTGATCTTGTGTTCTCACGGACGGGCACGGCCGAAGTCGCCAGCGATCCAATGCCCCCCAATGCTTCGGACGCTTATGTCATCCTGAAGCCTCGCGACGAATGGCCCGATCCCGATTTGCCGAAAGATGAGCTTGTTGGTGAAATGGAAAGCGCGCTCGGAGGCCTCATCGGCAATCTCTACGAGTTCAGCCAGCCTATCGAGCTGCGCTTCAACGAGCTGATCGCCGGTGTGCGCGGCGATGTCGCGGTCAAGCTCTACGGCGATGACCTCACTGCGCTCACCGAAGCTGCGGGCGAGGTCGCGGGCGTGCTTGGAGGTGTCGAAGGCGCCGCGGACGTGAAGGTGCAGCAGGTGACCGGCTTTCCTACGCTGGACATCGCCTTCGATCGCCCGACCATCGCGCGCTATGGTCTGACCGTCGAGGAAGTGGCACAGTCGGTTGCTATCGCGCTCGGCGGGCGGCCAGCAGGACTGGTGTTCGAGGGCGATCGCCGTTTCGATGTTGTCGTGCGCCTCGAGGATGCTACGCGCGACGATTTCGACCAGCTCGGCGCGCTCCCGATCGTGCTTGAAAACGGGGTCACCGTTCCTTTGCGGACATTGGCCGATTTTCAGGTCGTCGATGGCCTTGCCGAGGTTCGGCGAGAGCAGGGCCGAAGGCTTGTGATCGTCTCGGCCAACGTACGCGAGCGCGATCTCGGCTCCTTTGTTGAGGAAGCGCAGGAAAGGGTTTCGACCGGCGTCGATATGCCGCCGGCCTCCTTCATCGAATGGGGCGGACAGTATCAGAACCTGCAGGAAGCGCAGGCGCGGCTCACCATCGTCGTCCCGATTGCCTTCGCTCTGGTTCTCCTCTTGCTGTTCATGGCTTTGGGTGGATGGGTTCCAGCGCTTGCCGTGTTCAGTGCCATTCCCATGGCCTTGGCTGGCGGGGTGTTCGCTCTGGCGCTGCGAGGCTTGCCATTCTCGGTGTCGGCAGCGGTCGGCTTTATCGCGCTTTCCGGCGTGGCGGTGCTCAACGGTCTCGTCATGATGACCGCGATCCGGCAGCGACTCGACAGCGGGATGTCACTGGATGAGGCGATTGCCGATGGCGCGCTGGCGCGACTGCGACCGGTGCTCATGACCGCGTTGGTGGCGTCGCTGGGTTTTGTGCCGATGGCGATTGCCACAGGAACAGGTGCTGAGGTGCAACGTCCCTTGGCTACGGTGGTTATCGGCGGGCTGATCACAGCCACTGCGCTCACGCTGTTCGTTTTGCCAGCGATCGCTCGCCTGGTACTCGATGATGGCAAGGAGAAGCGAAGCTGGCGCCAAAGATGGTGGGACCGCCTGCGTCGCAACGTCACGCCTGAGGAACGTAAAGAACTTCGGGATGTTACTTGA
- a CDS encoding efflux RND transporter periplasmic adaptor subunit — protein sequence MNRKRLAIIAGIVILVSALMLMFWPDSQVDTHADEEVAETELPEGLVLIEQEQIRTAEIEVAAVQTGAAVELVFPATVAASPTASARIDARASGVVRSVGKTLGDYVRQGETVARIESADAAALASQLSAARARVTELSAAYERERRLFEANVTARQDLEAARANLDVARSELNRSQAAVAAAGVSGDGRSLAVTSPLSGRVTAAPIVLGSFVDAGEELYSVVNPSGLQIEVALPSEDASRIQPGDEAALILGDGREIGARVRSVTPSLDAESRSATAVLTLTRAVPGLQPGSFLQARIRPSGELDQSRIAVPEDAVQVLEGRDVVFVRTRRGFQAREVEIGSRSAGMVTILSGLEPGQRIATANAFLLKSELEKEGAEHGH from the coding sequence ATGAACCGCAAAAGACTGGCGATCATCGCCGGAATTGTCATACTTGTTTCGGCCTTGATGCTGATGTTCTGGCCTGACAGCCAGGTCGACACCCACGCGGACGAAGAGGTCGCAGAGACAGAACTGCCCGAGGGGCTCGTGCTAATCGAGCAAGAGCAGATCCGCACCGCCGAGATCGAGGTCGCAGCGGTGCAAACGGGTGCCGCTGTCGAACTCGTATTTCCTGCAACGGTTGCGGCAAGTCCGACCGCCAGCGCACGCATCGATGCACGGGCTTCCGGTGTCGTGCGCAGCGTTGGCAAGACGCTTGGCGATTATGTCCGGCAGGGCGAGACCGTCGCTCGGATCGAAAGCGCCGATGCGGCTGCACTCGCTTCCCAGCTTAGTGCCGCCCGCGCCCGCGTAACCGAGCTTTCGGCGGCCTATGAACGGGAGCGCCGGCTATTCGAAGCCAACGTGACCGCACGCCAGGATCTCGAAGCGGCGCGCGCCAATCTTGACGTTGCCCGTTCCGAACTGAACCGGTCGCAGGCGGCCGTCGCCGCGGCAGGCGTGAGCGGCGATGGACGCTCGCTCGCTGTCACCAGTCCGCTTTCGGGCCGTGTGACCGCCGCTCCAATCGTGCTCGGCTCGTTCGTCGACGCCGGGGAGGAGCTTTACAGCGTGGTCAATCCCAGCGGCTTGCAGATCGAGGTTGCGCTGCCTTCCGAAGATGCTTCACGCATCCAGCCTGGCGACGAGGCTGCGTTGATCCTCGGCGATGGAAGGGAGATCGGCGCTCGCGTCCGGTCGGTAACGCCTTCGCTCGATGCCGAGAGCCGTAGCGCGACAGCGGTTCTTACCTTGACGCGCGCCGTTCCCGGTCTGCAGCCCGGATCGTTCCTTCAGGCGCGTATTCGCCCCTCGGGCGAATTGGACCAGAGCCGTATCGCGGTACCCGAAGATGCTGTGCAGGTGCTCGAAGGACGCGATGTTGTCTTCGTGCGGACACGACGCGGATTTCAGGCTCGGGAGGTCGAGATCGGCAGCCGGTCTGCCGGAATGGTGACGATCCTCTCCGGGCTCGAGCCCGGTCAGCGGATCGCGACTGCCAATGCCTTCCTGTTGAAGTCCGAGCTCGAAAAGGAGGGCGCAGAACATGGCCATTGA
- a CDS encoding TolC family protein, which yields MPAIKWRGALIAGLTLAAIVTPVAAQERELLTLDEALGRTGVVAEPANTELNPRIVGPRAEAEAAQALVGQARLRPNPEISLEVENIAGSGAFSGLSATEYTLAVGQRLELGGKRGTRVEAARAQAQLADLRADLAGAELGFLVRERYVAAAAAASRVELALDVVERNEELARIAGLLVEVGREPPLRALRAEAALAEAQAELQAAEATSLAARTALASLWGDQGAPPLVPSRFPGIEPPGAVMATASGLQLRVARAESTAAAAEIDRERSLRIPDPVVSAGVRRFEESNDSAFLLGVSIPLPFLNRNQGNIAAAEARLRAANAREAVALADFEQAVTRARSQYLAAEARVETLSTTSLPQAEEALRLVRIGYRNGRFPLIEVLSAAEARDAIREALIAAQEDRGQAAAELIRLAAQ from the coding sequence ATGCCAGCCATCAAATGGCGAGGGGCCCTGATAGCAGGGCTAACCCTCGCCGCAATTGTCACGCCTGTGGCAGCGCAGGAGCGGGAGCTTCTGACGCTCGACGAGGCGTTGGGCCGGACAGGCGTGGTTGCCGAACCCGCTAACACCGAGTTAAACCCGCGCATCGTCGGCCCTCGAGCGGAAGCCGAGGCGGCGCAGGCTCTTGTCGGACAGGCGCGGTTGCGGCCCAACCCTGAAATATCGCTCGAGGTCGAGAACATCGCCGGGAGTGGGGCCTTCTCCGGGCTAAGCGCCACCGAATATACGCTTGCTGTCGGACAGCGGCTCGAACTTGGAGGTAAACGCGGCACACGCGTCGAGGCTGCCCGGGCGCAGGCACAGCTGGCGGATCTGCGGGCTGACCTTGCGGGGGCCGAACTCGGATTTCTTGTCCGTGAACGCTACGTAGCAGCGGCTGCAGCAGCCTCGCGCGTCGAACTGGCCCTCGATGTGGTTGAGCGAAACGAAGAGCTCGCCCGCATTGCCGGTCTCCTCGTAGAAGTCGGGCGCGAGCCCCCGCTCCGTGCTCTTCGGGCCGAAGCGGCCTTGGCGGAAGCGCAAGCCGAACTTCAGGCCGCCGAAGCGACAAGTCTTGCAGCCCGAACGGCCCTCGCCTCGCTATGGGGCGATCAGGGGGCGCCGCCGCTTGTTCCGAGCAGGTTCCCCGGGATCGAACCGCCCGGTGCTGTAATGGCGACAGCAAGCGGTCTGCAATTGCGAGTGGCGCGTGCGGAAAGCACCGCCGCCGCCGCCGAGATCGATCGTGAGCGCAGCCTGCGCATTCCCGATCCCGTCGTTTCCGCCGGTGTTCGACGCTTCGAGGAAAGCAATGACAGTGCCTTTCTTCTCGGTGTCTCGATCCCGCTTCCCTTCTTGAATCGTAATCAGGGCAATATCGCTGCAGCCGAAGCAAGGCTGCGCGCCGCCAATGCTCGCGAGGCTGTAGCGTTGGCCGATTTCGAGCAAGCCGTGACGCGCGCACGATCGCAATATCTTGCTGCCGAAGCGCGCGTCGAGACGCTTTCCACGACATCACTCCCCCAGGCCGAGGAGGCTCTTCGGCTCGTCCGCATCGGTTATCGCAATGGCCGTTTTCCGTTGATCGAAGTGTTGAGCGCAGCCGAAGCGCGCGATGCCATTCGCGAGGCGTTGATTGCTGCGCAAGAAGACCGGGGACAAGCTGCCGCCGAACTGATCAGGCTGGCCGCACAATGA
- a CDS encoding MerR family transcriptional regulator, which translates to MLIGGLSKATGTKVNTIRFYEDIGLMPEAARTAAGQRTYKEQDVERLSFIRHARKLGFSIDETRSLLSVKARPDQSCDEAGDIALRHLRAVDERISRLQALRSELRSVVAACTGGEVSECKIIETLSRNPAASSAGR; encoded by the coding sequence ATGCTTATCGGAGGTCTTTCGAAGGCGACGGGCACCAAGGTCAATACGATAAGGTTTTATGAGGATATCGGACTGATGCCCGAAGCCGCGCGTACGGCAGCGGGGCAGCGAACCTACAAAGAGCAGGACGTCGAGCGCCTTTCCTTTATTCGGCATGCTCGAAAATTGGGGTTTTCGATCGATGAAACACGCTCGCTTTTAAGCGTGAAGGCGAGACCGGATCAGAGCTGTGACGAGGCGGGTGACATCGCTTTGCGGCACCTTCGAGCCGTGGACGAGCGCATCAGTCGGCTACAAGCGCTTCGTTCCGAACTGAGAAGTGTGGTCGCGGCCTGCACGGGCGGCGAGGTTTCCGAATGCAAAATCATCGAAACGCTTTCTCGAAACCCAGCCGCCTCTTCCGCGGGTCGCTGA
- a CDS encoding cation transporter: MSNNETSDCGCTGDTQRAGADPAYRRALWIVVLLNLGFGVFEAFGGFLADSQALKADALDFIGDGSITLIGILALAWTARTRARVALAQGLFLGVLGLGVIGLAVWRSLNAVAPEAGLMGGIAVAALIVNIAAALVLMRFREGDAHVSAIWLFSRNDAIANVGVIIAAALVAWTGQAWPDLLVAAVIALIFLHSAYLIVRRATEELRAQHVSALGKAASK; encoded by the coding sequence ATGTCGAATAACGAAACATCGGATTGCGGCTGCACAGGCGATACGCAAAGAGCAGGCGCAGACCCCGCCTATCGCCGCGCCCTTTGGATCGTCGTATTGCTCAATCTGGGCTTTGGCGTTTTCGAGGCCTTCGGCGGGTTTCTGGCGGACAGCCAAGCGCTCAAGGCCGACGCTCTCGACTTCATCGGCGATGGATCGATCACGCTCATCGGCATCCTTGCTCTTGCGTGGACTGCCCGCACGCGCGCCCGGGTCGCGCTGGCACAGGGGCTGTTTCTGGGCGTACTAGGCCTCGGAGTGATCGGTCTGGCGGTCTGGCGATCGCTTAACGCGGTCGCGCCGGAAGCCGGCTTGATGGGCGGGATCGCCGTCGCAGCCTTGATAGTCAACATCGCGGCGGCGCTTGTGCTGATGCGGTTTCGCGAAGGCGACGCACATGTATCCGCGATCTGGCTGTTCAGCCGCAATGACGCGATCGCCAATGTCGGAGTGATCATCGCTGCTGCCCTGGTCGCCTGGACCGGGCAAGCCTGGCCCGATCTGCTGGTCGCAGCGGTGATCGCACTGATCTTCCTGCATTCGGCCTATCTTATTGTCCGGCGTGCCACCGAGGAACTTCGCGCGCAGCATGTTTCGGCTCTCGGAAAGGCCGCCTCCAAATGA